In a single window of the Methanofollis ethanolicus genome:
- a CDS encoding thioredoxin family protein, producing the protein MTEGTGPVEVTDTTWEATVEKGKGPAVVMFYSPTCPFCKQIEPFFRQFAGEYGGQILFARLNVMGNAWTAERYAVRHTPSFLFFCGGKVVQQIVGAAFPALLKKNIDDFLRHGEGCARSSTEIDYDISGYA; encoded by the coding sequence ATGACCGAGGGTACCGGTCCGGTGGAGGTGACCGACACCACATGGGAGGCGACGGTCGAGAAAGGGAAGGGGCCTGCCGTGGTGATGTTCTACAGCCCCACGTGCCCCTTCTGCAAGCAGATCGAACCCTTCTTCCGGCAGTTCGCAGGGGAGTACGGGGGACAGATCCTCTTTGCACGCCTGAATGTGATGGGCAATGCCTGGACGGCCGAGCGCTATGCCGTGCGCCACACTCCCTCGTTCCTCTTCTTCTGCGGTGGAAAGGTAGTCCAGCAGATCGTCGGTGCGGCGTTCCCGGCACTGCTAAAGAAGAACATCGATGATTTCCTGAGGCATGGTGAGGGGTGTGCACGGAGCAGCACGGAGATCGACTATGATATCAGCGGGTATGCATGA